Proteins encoded in a region of the Paenibacillus sp. E222 genome:
- a CDS encoding MoxR family ATPase yields MNIQGMEQMNKQLMDHVGKIIVGKDHTIELVMTAIIASGHVLLEDVPGTGKTMLAKSVASSLDCTFQRIQFTPDLLPSDLTGIHFFNQKEGDFEFRPGPLFANLVLADEINRATPRTQSSLLECMEERQISIDGSTRQLERPFIVIATQNPVDNQGTFPLPEAQMDRFMMKIRMGYPSSEESVEILRRTVASRSVADLSAIISREQLLEAQSTYTSVQIDEDLLRYIIRLTEATRQHPELSLGVSPRGAQALLKASQAWAALHGRDYVLPDDIKILAEPVLAHRLVFRNRVRQQEGLAERIIQELLSQTEVPTENLATGSGR; encoded by the coding sequence ATGAATATCCAGGGAATGGAACAAATGAACAAACAGCTAATGGACCATGTAGGGAAGATCATTGTGGGCAAAGACCATACGATTGAGCTTGTGATGACAGCTATCATTGCTTCTGGACATGTCCTGCTGGAGGACGTGCCCGGTACGGGGAAAACCATGTTGGCCAAATCAGTAGCCTCTTCACTGGATTGCACCTTCCAGCGTATTCAGTTCACACCGGATCTGTTGCCATCTGACTTGACGGGAATTCACTTTTTCAATCAAAAAGAAGGTGACTTTGAATTCAGACCAGGCCCTCTGTTTGCCAACCTGGTGCTGGCAGATGAGATTAACCGGGCTACACCGCGTACCCAGTCCAGTTTGCTGGAGTGCATGGAGGAACGGCAGATTAGTATTGATGGTTCGACCAGACAGCTGGAGCGACCGTTTATCGTCATTGCCACACAAAACCCGGTAGACAATCAGGGAACCTTTCCGTTACCCGAGGCACAGATGGATCGTTTCATGATGAAGATCCGAATGGGCTATCCAAGTAGTGAAGAAAGTGTAGAAATTCTGAGACGTACGGTAGCGAGCCGTTCTGTTGCCGATCTGTCCGCTATTATTAGTCGCGAGCAGTTGCTTGAGGCACAGAGCACGTATACTTCGGTCCAAATCGACGAAGATCTGTTACGATATATTATCCGACTGACAGAAGCCACTAGGCAGCATCCCGAGCTTTCACTGGGCGTAAGCCCACGAGGAGCTCAGGCGTTACTCAAGGCAAGTCAGGCCTGGGCTGCTTTGCATGGCAGAGACTACGTTCTCCCTGATGATATTAAAATATTGGCGGAGCCCGTGCTGGCCCATCGGCTTGTATTCCGCAACCGGGTAAGACAACAAGAGGGCTTGGCGGAACGTATTATTCAGGAACTTCTGAGCCAGACTGAAGTGCCGACGGAGAATCTTGCTACAGGCAGTGGGCGATAA
- a CDS encoding DUF58 domain-containing protein: MALLWLVIVGGMVIGVHGIWFGRPALRKLKYTRQFSKMRCYAGDELEMVETIANEKRISVPWLRLEAMMPVSFVFRSGSGMDISQGDIYQNHKSIFTLKPFTRITRKHPFVCSRRGIYTLNTVTMTGGDLFGLWRTSKPIPVHLSMVVYPSLVHAEDLPEIYQVWQGEVEVSRWIVEDPFLILGVRPYGAGDPMNRIHWKASARTGELQVYKQGWTADPQSWIVVNIQESADMWSVVTRPEMIERALRYAATAAVDAIGRGLPAGFAHNGYRVSGGRDPLRIEPDYGSPHLEMLLEAMAETELKCMVPMEQFLSDEVERNEEAQQVRSYLLITSYVSPAMEHEIARLHEQGHRVTILPVESGKSDAKAVSA, translated from the coding sequence ATGGCATTACTATGGCTAGTCATTGTCGGAGGCATGGTTATTGGAGTACACGGCATATGGTTCGGCCGTCCGGCTTTACGGAAGCTCAAATACACCAGACAGTTCAGCAAAATGCGTTGTTACGCCGGGGATGAACTGGAGATGGTTGAGACAATTGCGAATGAAAAACGAATTTCGGTTCCATGGCTCAGACTTGAAGCTATGATGCCAGTTTCATTTGTATTCCGTTCAGGTTCAGGCATGGATATCAGTCAGGGAGATATCTATCAGAATCATAAAAGTATCTTTACGTTGAAACCGTTTACCCGTATTACGCGCAAGCATCCTTTTGTATGCAGCAGACGTGGAATCTACACGTTAAACACCGTAACTATGACCGGAGGGGACTTGTTCGGCCTGTGGCGTACATCGAAGCCTATTCCCGTTCATCTGTCCATGGTCGTATATCCTTCACTTGTTCATGCGGAGGATCTGCCTGAGATTTATCAGGTATGGCAGGGTGAGGTTGAAGTATCCCGTTGGATTGTTGAAGATCCCTTTCTGATTCTCGGGGTACGTCCGTATGGTGCAGGTGATCCGATGAACCGTATTCATTGGAAAGCGAGTGCACGCACAGGAGAACTACAGGTGTACAAGCAGGGATGGACTGCGGACCCTCAATCGTGGATTGTGGTTAACATTCAGGAGTCAGCAGACATGTGGAGTGTCGTTACCCGCCCAGAGATGATCGAACGGGCACTCCGTTATGCAGCAACGGCAGCGGTAGATGCGATTGGAAGAGGGTTACCCGCGGGATTTGCTCATAATGGCTACCGTGTGAGCGGAGGGCGTGATCCATTGCGGATTGAGCCGGATTACGGCAGTCCTCATCTGGAAATGTTATTGGAAGCTATGGCAGAGACGGAGCTGAAATGCATGGTTCCCATGGAGCAGTTCCTGAGTGATGAAGTTGAACGGAATGAAGAAGCTCAGCAGGTCCGCAGTTATCTCTTAATTACGTCCTATGTGTCTCCAGCTATGGAACATGAAATTGCGCGTTTGCATGAGCAAGGCCACCGTGTGACCATACTCCCGGTAGAGAGCGGGAAAAGCGATGCCAAGGCGGTGAGTGCATGA